CCATGATGCTTGGCTAGGAGAACCGTTAGACCAATAGATGGAACAATCGTTTGTGAAACTCCTCAAGAGACAGTTGTGATAGGTTGGTTGATTTGTCTTTCTTTCTATGGATTATCATCTACCATTCTGTTActaaataagatataatatgcaataattattattttgagcTTCCATAATTTTACTTTAGTTTTTAAGATAgctgttttaaattcaattgtCTCTTGTATTATGAGGTTTGATTGGCACTTCATAAATTATTCTTGAACCATGTACTATTGATATGCTACAATTTCTTAAACTTGATTGTGAAACAGATCAGAATAACCCAACTGATCAGACATGAGAAAGATCTGATTTGTCTGGTTTTGCTCCATCCATGGTAATAGAGGCGGGACTGATGGCTGGAACAGATGACCGGAGTAACAGCAATGTCAAGGAGGAGATGGTGGAAATGCTTCTGCTAATCTTTATTAAGCCTATATTCCAGAAGGTACTCAAAAATCTAATCCAAATTCTGGCAATGAAGAACGTGCTTAATTTATAAGGCTAGCTCTTATTTTCACATTGCTATGTTATGTTGTTTTGGTCTTCTTAAGAAGTATTTGAAGGCTTTTTTTCTCCCCATATAGATCTAAGTATGAGTTGGAAGAATTTTTGAAACCAAGTTAgctaatttctttaaatttttctaagtgcTTAATCTCTTAAATTCAGCTTATCAAAGAAGATTATGGACAAAGAAGATTATGGACAGCTTGCGGAATTCAAGTTCTTCATCTCATATGGTGAGCTTTTCTGGTATCTCCAATTTGTCAAAGTGTCAAaataatcacttctttcatccATATTACAACTTAAAAAGGTTTCATCTCTTTCCACAATTCCACAATAAATCTAATAACTTATTTTGGTGAATGAATGTTGGTGGCAGGATTATGATATTACGAGGAGAGGATGCTGAAAGTAAAAGTGATAAAGGACAAATTTAGAAGTGATAAATATggtttaattttgatgaatttgttTAAGatgtaatttgaatttattttgtgaTAAATGGATTATTGAtgatactatttttttttggtatgtttatttattatgttttatatttactatttaattttaatgtaatttatttaaatataatataaaaataattaggtaaaaaaattaaaataataaaatatttaaaaaatattattttcgacGGATATTCCCATGAATAAGATGGGATATTAGTAGGAAATAACGtcgaaaaaattaaaaaatttaattcttcattcaaattttttatcaCAATGTTTCTCACAAACATCGTCGCAAATAATATAGTGGAAAATTCGTCGCAAATACTTTTCTGACTAAATACTTCTCCGTCGGAGTATTAGCGACACACaaatttgcaaaaaaaaaa
This DNA window, taken from Impatiens glandulifera unplaced genomic scaffold, dImpGla2.1, whole genome shotgun sequence, encodes the following:
- the LOC124917263 gene encoding uncharacterized protein LOC124917263 — its product is MVSIQFILRTVRPIDGTIVCETPQETVVIEAGLMAGTDDRSNSNVKEEMVEMLLLIFIKPIFQKLIKEDYGQRRLWTACGIQVLHLIWIMILRGEDAESKSDKGQI